In Vicia villosa cultivar HV-30 ecotype Madison, WI unplaced genomic scaffold, Vvil1.0 ctg.005843F_1_1, whole genome shotgun sequence, the following are encoded in one genomic region:
- the LOC131642831 gene encoding uncharacterized protein LOC131642831, whose product MALIGKLCHSELEYSFTIAKLSEQKFPEIDPTFICRFSNNITKTWTILNNQGVHHVLIYNKDEVHPLIINGWKDVEEFYNCPSNVVLEVGYYMDDNFSILNIKNIVDIEQLPFYHSRFWGADNIMVFDLGLTNVELGQTKLRLEEDFAGLLKDYNYNCLNLCCDNGTRTILDLAYINTTYPTKLGPDWEEFCQTNMFKVGDTIRFRFDIRSPNKKCHVYKIH is encoded by the exons ATGGCTTTGATAGGAAAACTTTGTCACAGTGAATTGGAATACTCCTTCACAATAGCAAAGTTATCTGAACAG AAATTTCCAGAAATTGATCCCACATTTATATGTCGTTTTAGCAACAACATAACAAAAACATGGACCATCCTAAACAACCAAGGTGTGCATCACGTCCTAATCTATAACAAAGATGAAGTTCATCCACTTATAATTAATGGATGGAAAGACGTTGAAGAATTTTATAATTGCCCCTCTAATGTTGTTCTTGAGGTGGGTTACTATATGGACGACAATTTTAGCATCCTCAACATCAAAAATATAGTGGATATCGAGCAATTGCCCTTTTACCATAGCAGGTTTTGGGGCGCAGACAACATTATGGTTTTCGACCTCGGTCTAACAAATGTTGAACTAGGTCAAACCAAGTTG AGATTGGAGGAGGACTTTGCTGGACTTTTAAAAGATTACAACTACAACTGTCTCAACTTGTGCTGTGATAATGGTACGAGGACAATCCTGGATTTGGCATACATAAACACTACATACCCGACAAAGTTAGGACCCGACTGGGAAGAATTCTGTCAAACCAATATGTTCAAAGTTGGTGACACTATTAGGTTTAGATTTGATATCAGGTCTCCAAATAAAAAATGTCATGTATATAAAATCCATTGA